The Microplitis demolitor isolate Queensland-Clemson2020A chromosome 8, iyMicDemo2.1a, whole genome shotgun sequence genome has a segment encoding these proteins:
- the LOC103575942 gene encoding uncharacterized protein LOC103575942 — MGDRCPKDPTRFFCLICNQDYSCGNFEIKRHAKTDSHLKNLRVSNLSADSPSDANSSSPELDFNDRVKAAEIRFATFIGEENLPLSIAGDLFHLFQFIGQEPAVLQNMSASRTKVTAIINNVVSVKQTQEVVEVLQKSKFSAYVDETTDNTNDKRMTLMTRYVDPDSLMIRTKLRQLIHVDATDCCATKLLEEFTNGLEQNKIPLDNLIGLACDNAPVMVGINNSFQKHSTKRLPHLLTIPYICHSLALIAGDACKDAIPAEIDEIISGIPNFVNGSPKRLAEFAILQEGFNQESKLLRFAPTRCLSRQIAISRILDNLDAMLSYLTEQSLMNNVAVATKLLSIMGNPVTKAYLLFLKFCTRLFGKDECTVSIQ; from the coding sequence ATGGGTGACAGATGTCCCAAAGATCCGACTAGGTTTTTTTGTCTCATCTGTAATCAAGACTATTCTTgtggaaattttgaaataaaacggCACGCCAAAACTGATTCACacctaaaaaatttgcgtGTTTCGAATCTCAGTGCTGATTCACCAAGCGATGCCAATTCATCTTCACCTGAACTGGATTTTAATGATCGTGTTAAAGCAGCTGAAATTCGATTTGCGACTTTTATAGGTGAAGAAAATCTACCCTTGTCAATCGCTGGAGACTTGTTTCATTTATTCCAGTTCATTGGTCAAGAACCTGCTGTTTTACAGAACATGAGTGCGAGTAGAACCAAAGTTACTGCAATTATCAACAACGTCGTCAGCGTTAAACAAACACAAGAAGTCGTAGAAGTTCTCCAAAAATCTAAGTTTTCGGCTTATGTTGACGAGACTACTGATAACACAAACGACAAACGGATGACGTTGATGACTCGCTATGTTGATCCAGATTCTTTGATGATAAGGACTAAGTTAAGACAATTAATTCACGTTGATGCCACCGACTGTTGCGCTACGAAACTTCTTGAGGAATTTACAAATGGTTtggaacaaaataaaattcccctggataatttaattggacTTGCTTGTGATAATGCACCAGTCATGGTtggtataaataattcattccaGAAGCATTCGACCAAACGTCTTCCACATCTTTTGACAATACCATATATATGTCATTCTTTAGCGCTCATTGCTGGAGACGCTTGCAAAGATGCGATTCCAGCTGAAATCGATGAAATTATCTCAGGAATTCCGAACTTCGTCAATGGTAGTCCTAAACGTTTAGCTGAATTTGCTATTCTTCAGGAGGGTTTTAATCAAGAATCTAAACTTTTGCGATTTGCTCCGACAAGGTGTTTGTCTCGTCAAATCGCAATTTCTAGGATTTTGGATAATTTGGACGCGATGCTTTCTTATTTGACTGAACAATCTCTTATGAATAATGTTGCAGTTGCAACAAAATTGCTTAGTATCATGGGTAATCCCGTGACAAAAGCATAtctgctttttttaaaattttgcacTCGACTCTTTGGAAAAGATGAATGCACAGTTTCAATCCAGTGA